A single Bdellovibrio bacteriovorus DNA region contains:
- the ubiG gene encoding bifunctional 2-polyprenyl-6-hydroxyphenol methylase/3-demethylubiquinol 3-O-methyltransferase UbiG, translating into MHQHKVNNSFYESYGDRWYTAFDDPVALLRAESNVKIPWVVERIRRHFSQAHILDVGCGGGFVSNALAQEGFTVTGIDLSEASLEIARKHDVTRKVQYLKANAFHLPFPDAHFEVVTAMDFLEHIENPELFIKEASRVLKPGGLFFFNTFNRHWLSWFLVIKMIEWMVKNTPKDMHVIEYFIKPNELREYCFKADMTVEEMTGLKMDFSTIPIKNYFTGIVPQELRFKLTSSLLLSYLGYAIKNEA; encoded by the coding sequence TTGCATCAACACAAAGTGAATAACTCATTCTACGAAAGCTACGGCGATCGTTGGTACACAGCTTTCGATGATCCGGTGGCGTTATTGCGTGCAGAATCCAACGTTAAAATTCCTTGGGTTGTCGAAAGAATACGTCGGCACTTTTCTCAAGCTCACATTTTAGATGTTGGCTGTGGCGGAGGCTTTGTCAGTAATGCGTTGGCGCAAGAAGGTTTCACGGTCACAGGAATAGATCTTTCCGAAGCTTCGTTAGAAATAGCAAGAAAGCACGATGTCACCCGTAAGGTGCAGTACTTAAAGGCCAACGCGTTTCACTTGCCATTTCCCGATGCCCACTTCGAAGTCGTGACAGCCATGGATTTTCTAGAGCATATCGAAAACCCCGAACTCTTTATTAAAGAAGCTTCTCGAGTTCTAAAGCCCGGAGGCTTGTTTTTCTTTAACACCTTCAATCGTCATTGGCTTTCGTGGTTTCTCGTCATCAAAATGATAGAGTGGATGGTGAAGAACACCCCTAAAGACATGCATGTGATAGAGTATTTTATTAAACCCAATGAACTGCGCGAGTATTGCTTCAAAGCCGACATGACCGTCGAAGAAATGACGGGTCTGAAAATGGATTTTTCAACAATCCCTATAAAAAACTATTTCACGGGTATCGTTCCCCAGGAGTTAAGGTTTAAGCTCACCTCCTCTTTGCTCTTATCTTATTTAGGTTATGCAATAAAAAATGAAGCTTAG
- the rpsO gene encoding 30S ribosomal protein S15, translating to MAVTKDTKNQIVKKFQTKDLDTGSPEVQVALLTAKINDLTVHFSTHKKDHHGRRGLVTLVNKRRKLLDYLHRKDVKRYQDLIKALDIRK from the coding sequence ATGGCAGTCACTAAAGATACAAAAAACCAAATCGTTAAGAAATTCCAAACGAAAGATCTAGATACTGGATCTCCAGAAGTGCAAGTGGCGCTTTTGACAGCGAAAATCAATGATTTGACTGTGCACTTCAGCACTCACAAAAAAGATCATCACGGCCGTCGCGGTCTTGTGACTTTGGTTAACAAAAGAAGAAAACTTTTGGACTACCTACATCGTAAAGATGTGAAACGTTACCAAGACCTTATCAAGGCTCTTGATATCCGTAAGTAA
- the rimP gene encoding ribosome maturation factor RimP, translating to MSQTPSWMDKVEKIANEVADREGCLLYDIEFVGVGKGRTLRVFIDKEDGNVSLDDCSNVSKGLNAILDTDEDIIPGGAYNLEVSTPGLDRHLNKPWHFQKVVGKKVYIKTSKALESVGVTDKKWKATKTVEQVLESADNEGVRFVVDNVEIKIPYALIDKAKLVFEFTKGQKK from the coding sequence ATGTCACAAACCCCATCTTGGATGGATAAAGTAGAAAAGATTGCCAACGAAGTGGCGGACCGCGAAGGCTGCCTTCTTTATGACATCGAATTCGTTGGCGTGGGTAAGGGCAGAACATTGCGCGTTTTCATCGACAAAGAAGATGGAAACGTTTCGCTGGATGATTGCTCAAATGTCTCCAAAGGTCTGAACGCCATTTTAGATACTGATGAAGATATTATTCCTGGTGGAGCCTATAACTTGGAAGTTTCAACTCCAGGTTTGGACCGCCATTTGAACAAGCCTTGGCATTTCCAAAAAGTTGTAGGCAAGAAAGTGTACATCAAAACTTCCAAAGCTTTGGAAAGTGTTGGGGTCACGGATAAGAAATGGAAAGCGACTAAAACTGTCGAACAGGTTTTAGAATCAGCAGATAATGAAGGTGTTCGATTTGTCGTAGATAACGTCGAGATCAAAATCCCGTACGCGCTCATCGACAAAGCTAAATTGGTGTTTGAATTTACTAAAGGTCAAAAAAAGTAA
- the nusA gene encoding transcription termination factor NusA produces the protein MAENMFSDLSKVIDQVGKDKGIDKQVVIDAITQGMLVAARKKYGTYREIEAAYNEETGEVELFEFKEVVPREKYIDEEVEIPYDEAQKLDPNVQLDDSIGIKLEASDLGRIAAQTAKQIIMQKVRDAERSIIFNEFEERKGEIASGIARRVEKGAIVVDLGRTEAYIPPREQIPGEQYKPGDRIQGYLSEVRQTTRGPQIIMSRADERYLMKLFEMEVPEIYDGVVEIMAAAREPGQRAKIAVRSKDNSVDPVGACVGMKGSRVQNIVQELRGEKIDIVPWDEDITRFACNALAPAEISRVFLDDANREMEIVVPDSQLSLAIGKRGQNVRLAAKLTGWKLDIISESSAASRTAESIFNLMLIPGMNETMAQNIFQSGFGSFQAVAAAGVEELMTIPGYDDPDKAEKLSKEAKTLVAKYEAEGVPVPTAPTAAKDNKSNVSAKAQADALLKQELQKLDAQEADEE, from the coding sequence ATGGCTGAAAATATGTTTTCAGATCTTTCTAAAGTGATTGATCAGGTCGGAAAAGACAAAGGTATCGACAAACAAGTTGTTATCGATGCAATCACTCAAGGTATGTTGGTAGCTGCTCGTAAAAAATACGGTACTTACCGTGAAATTGAAGCCGCTTATAATGAAGAAACTGGCGAAGTTGAACTTTTTGAGTTCAAAGAAGTCGTCCCTCGTGAAAAATACATCGATGAGGAAGTTGAAATTCCTTACGATGAAGCGCAAAAATTGGATCCAAATGTGCAACTGGATGACTCTATCGGTATCAAGCTAGAGGCTTCAGATTTGGGTCGTATCGCAGCACAAACTGCGAAGCAAATCATCATGCAGAAAGTGCGTGATGCAGAACGCTCTATCATCTTCAATGAATTTGAAGAGCGTAAAGGTGAAATCGCATCTGGTATCGCTCGTCGCGTGGAAAAAGGCGCTATCGTTGTCGACTTGGGTCGTACGGAAGCTTACATCCCGCCTCGTGAACAAATCCCGGGTGAGCAGTACAAACCAGGCGATCGCATCCAAGGTTATTTATCTGAAGTTCGTCAAACAACTCGTGGTCCGCAAATCATCATGTCTCGCGCGGACGAGCGTTATTTGATGAAACTTTTTGAAATGGAAGTTCCGGAAATCTACGACGGTGTTGTCGAGATCATGGCTGCAGCTCGTGAGCCAGGCCAACGCGCGAAAATCGCGGTTCGTTCTAAAGACAACTCTGTAGATCCAGTGGGCGCTTGCGTAGGTATGAAAGGTTCTCGTGTACAAAACATCGTACAAGAACTTCGTGGCGAGAAAATTGATATCGTTCCTTGGGACGAAGATATCACTCGTTTTGCGTGCAACGCTTTGGCTCCTGCGGAAATCTCTCGCGTGTTCCTAGACGACGCGAACAGAGAGATGGAGATCGTAGTTCCAGATTCTCAATTGTCTTTGGCTATCGGTAAACGTGGTCAAAACGTTCGCTTGGCAGCGAAATTGACAGGTTGGAAGTTGGATATCATTTCTGAATCTTCAGCCGCTTCTCGTACTGCGGAATCCATCTTCAACTTGATGTTGATCCCAGGCATGAACGAGACAATGGCACAAAACATCTTCCAATCTGGCTTCGGTTCATTCCAAGCTGTTGCAGCGGCGGGTGTTGAAGAATTGATGACAATTCCTGGTTACGACGATCCAGATAAAGCTGAAAAATTGTCGAAAGAAGCCAAAACTTTGGTTGCGAAATATGAAGCTGAAGGTGTTCCAGTTCCAACAGCTCCAACAGCAGCTAAAGACAATAAATCGAATGTTTCTGCGAAAGCTCAAGCCGATGCACTTCTAAAACAAGAATTGCAAAAACTTGATGCTCAAGAAGCGGACGAAGAATAA
- the rbfA gene encoding 30S ribosome-binding factor RbfA yields the protein MKNMGDGRRVARVEREIQATIAQFLLRGFKSPLPGLVTVASVKMPADLRAAKVYISVLGSDAQKTEALELLQERAFEIQNFIGKELKMRYCPKLTFYADHATDQVLKVEKILHELELERKAKGETSDDESDDE from the coding sequence ATGAAGAACATGGGTGATGGGCGCCGAGTCGCTCGCGTAGAACGAGAAATTCAAGCTACTATCGCTCAGTTTTTGCTTCGCGGTTTTAAATCACCGTTACCAGGTTTGGTGACGGTGGCTTCCGTAAAGATGCCGGCCGACCTTCGCGCAGCGAAAGTGTATATCAGTGTATTAGGTTCCGACGCTCAGAAGACTGAGGCGTTGGAACTTCTTCAAGAAAGAGCTTTTGAGATTCAAAACTTTATCGGTAAAGAACTCAAAATGCGCTATTGCCCGAAGCTGACTTTCTATGCGGATCACGCAACAGATCAGGTTTTGAAGGTGGAAAAAATCCTTCATGAGCTTGAACTGGAAAGAAAAGCTAAAGGCGAAACTTCCGACGACGAATCTGATGACGAATAA
- the truB gene encoding tRNA pseudouridine(55) synthase TruB, translating to MSLNWKEKLKAKLPTTNLMTNNPTIFNGLLLVDKPSGISSHDVVARLRRILKTKAVGHSGTLDPMASGLMVCLVNEGTKLSQYILEGDKGYRVRAQLGVRTDTLDTTGEVLEKVSVEFPKERILAEAFKLQGEMELEVPIYSAIKVQGKKLYEYARQGQEEQVVIPKKMMNFWDVEAVEIGPDWAEFDIKCSKGSYIRTWVDLLGKALGCGAAMSSLRRTWSAPYHLPQAQTLEQIEQAYTGAPPWGTAFVGMEHALPQIKRIRIKGQDKVLLGNGQISHDLRSQLITVFRPSEDQYVQVLAQDTGHLLALVGLEEGRGFVLKRVFKY from the coding sequence ATGAGCTTGAACTGGAAAGAAAAGCTAAAGGCGAAACTTCCGACGACGAATCTGATGACGAATAATCCAACAATTTTTAATGGTCTCTTGTTGGTTGATAAACCTTCAGGGATTTCCAGCCATGATGTCGTGGCAAGGCTTCGACGTATTCTAAAAACCAAAGCCGTAGGTCATTCAGGAACTTTGGATCCGATGGCTTCAGGTTTGATGGTGTGCCTTGTAAATGAAGGTACAAAACTCAGCCAATATATTCTTGAAGGTGATAAGGGTTACCGCGTGCGCGCCCAACTCGGTGTGCGTACAGACACTTTAGATACGACGGGTGAGGTTTTAGAAAAAGTCTCTGTCGAATTTCCTAAAGAGCGTATCTTGGCTGAAGCTTTCAAGCTTCAAGGCGAGATGGAGCTTGAAGTTCCCATTTACTCGGCGATCAAAGTTCAGGGTAAAAAACTTTACGAATACGCTCGCCAAGGTCAGGAAGAACAAGTCGTCATCCCTAAAAAAATGATGAACTTCTGGGATGTGGAAGCGGTTGAAATCGGTCCCGATTGGGCCGAGTTTGACATCAAATGCAGCAAAGGCAGTTACATCCGCACCTGGGTCGACCTTTTAGGGAAGGCTTTGGGGTGTGGAGCGGCGATGAGTTCTTTGCGCAGAACTTGGTCGGCCCCTTATCATTTACCTCAGGCACAAACCTTAGAACAGATTGAGCAGGCTTATACGGGAGCCCCTCCTTGGGGAACGGCTTTTGTGGGGATGGAGCACGCCTTGCCTCAGATCAAACGTATTCGTATTAAAGGGCAGGACAAAGTCCTTTTGGGGAACGGGCAGATCAGCCATGACTTGCGCTCCCAATTGATCACCGTCTTTCGCCCTTCTGAGGACCAATATGTCCAAGTTTTAGCTCAAGATACCGGGCATTTATTGGCTCTGGTGGGGCTTGAAGAGGGGCGCGGTTTTGTCCTAAAAAGGGTCTTTAAATATTAG
- a CDS encoding LysE family translocator produces MDQSLVAFSVLCLLLTIAPGADTALVLKSSMTGKQKHFVATILGICVGLLFHATMSSLGLSAILKKSAELYAVVKYLGAAYLIYLGLQSLFEAWFRKDKEDETSGVMKNSEGSFAQEFRKGLLTNTLNPKVAVFYLTFLPQFVNVKKNVLIQSLGLSMIHILMNLVWLYLVGSFVMFFKAQFAKKSVKRKIETLTGFALLGFGIKLGTD; encoded by the coding sequence GTGGATCAATCCCTCGTGGCATTTTCAGTTCTGTGCTTGTTATTGACGATAGCGCCCGGCGCGGACACGGCACTCGTATTGAAAAGTTCAATGACCGGAAAACAAAAACACTTCGTCGCAACGATCCTAGGTATTTGCGTCGGATTGCTATTCCACGCAACGATGTCGTCATTAGGACTTTCCGCCATTTTAAAGAAATCTGCTGAGCTCTATGCGGTGGTCAAGTATTTGGGGGCCGCTTATTTGATCTACCTGGGGCTTCAAAGTTTGTTTGAGGCTTGGTTCCGTAAAGATAAGGAAGATGAAACATCAGGAGTCATGAAGAACTCTGAAGGCTCTTTCGCTCAAGAGTTTCGAAAAGGCCTTCTGACAAACACCCTCAACCCCAAAGTTGCCGTGTTTTATCTAACCTTCCTTCCGCAATTCGTGAACGTTAAGAAAAACGTCCTTATCCAATCTTTGGGACTATCGATGATCCACATTCTCATGAATCTGGTGTGGCTCTATCTCGTAGGATCGTTTGTGATGTTCTTCAAAGCTCAGTTCGCTAAAAAGTCCGTAAAAAGAAAAATAGAAACTCTGACGGGCTTCGCTCTTTTAGGTTTCGGTATAAAACTAGGAACAGACTGA
- a CDS encoding S1 family peptidase, whose translation MFKPFFRICSLALSLSTLAACSGGGGGGENLTNTVEPSACEVSGHSYGIVGGNTLGSGNELSSSTVLVVHIDDDKNEGICTGTLIDNDKVLTAAHCTERFAGATVIAFSNNVNCVVNAPKRTLRLVTDRAVPNEYRYSKNTSWDNSTYDLAILKFKGGLAPGYKVRALPSAGFTINQTDEMVMAGYGVTSEKAKDSGLLRYTTASATRVSTRFHLALINDTVSIPNTLVLDQVQNGVCKGDSGGPLYAKTKDGLTLVGITSMGIDNRAKKEQDSRVCHGVGIFADVRENLTWIREKMEAMK comes from the coding sequence ATGTTTAAGCCGTTCTTCCGTATCTGCTCTTTGGCTTTATCTCTTTCTACTCTAGCAGCGTGCTCTGGTGGCGGCGGAGGAGGAGAAAATCTCACGAACACCGTTGAACCCTCAGCCTGCGAAGTTTCGGGTCACTCTTATGGAATCGTCGGAGGAAACACTTTAGGCTCTGGCAACGAACTTAGCTCTAGCACCGTCTTAGTTGTCCATATAGATGACGATAAAAATGAAGGTATCTGCACCGGGACTCTTATAGATAATGATAAAGTCCTGACAGCCGCCCACTGTACGGAAAGATTCGCAGGCGCCACAGTCATCGCCTTCTCAAACAATGTGAACTGCGTAGTAAATGCTCCTAAAAGGACTCTACGCCTAGTCACGGATAGAGCCGTTCCTAACGAATACCGCTACTCTAAAAACACCAGCTGGGACAACTCAACATATGATTTAGCCATCCTAAAATTCAAAGGCGGCTTGGCTCCAGGATATAAAGTCCGTGCTTTGCCAAGTGCCGGTTTCACAATCAATCAAACAGATGAAATGGTGATGGCGGGCTACGGAGTCACATCAGAAAAAGCCAAAGATTCAGGCTTACTAAGATACACAACAGCGTCAGCGACAAGAGTTTCAACCCGTTTTCACCTAGCACTTATCAACGACACAGTTTCTATCCCGAACACTCTAGTTTTAGACCAAGTTCAAAACGGCGTATGTAAAGGAGACTCTGGCGGTCCGCTTTATGCGAAAACCAAAGACGGCCTGACCCTAGTAGGCATCACCTCTATGGGCATCGACAACCGCGCCAAAAAAGAACAAGACTCCCGCGTATGTCATGGAGTCGGTATTTTTGCTGACGTTCGCGAAAACCTAACGTGGATCCGCGAAAAAATGGAAGCGATGAAATAG
- the infB gene encoding translation initiation factor IF-2, with protein MSNPKVFEFAKEIGMTPLALMDKIREWNLPVKSHMAELDPTVLEQIKIKLSGGDKPAEEAKPKKAATRKAAPKKAVAASEGEAPAAAAPAKTPVIRRKKEEEAPKAKVVAKAEEAETEESAAPAKTTRVVVKKTAAKAEAEEAPVEEVAPAPVVEKPAPAAKVVAKEEAPAPEVKAKPEPVVAKETPAAPPAPEPAAPAPAARKKEVVVGTSGVSSSSTPATTVKRNIIGRMDLSRVQSQAPQRQQGDRPQGGYQPRGAGGGDRPQGGGGYQPRPGGFNRPSGGAPTRNIRTGFVAANQTPEPMPDVNDFKKNDFDRRKKVGSPGAGTSTTREKEKEKEEEVAVFNAVEFRKREMVFQPKKKKGMLDREAQKTQITTPSAHKRVVKVNNTMKLSDLAMEMGLKAPQLVKVLMQNGVMANMNTDLDFDTIALIVPEFGWEAQNVFKTADAVAEETAFGDLSAEAVIRPPVVTVMGHVDHGKTSLLDAIRNADVAAGEAGGITQHIGAYSVKIDDGSLITFLDTPGHEAFTAMRARGANATDIAIIVVAADDGMMPQTQEAINHAKAAGVPMIVAVNKMDKPGANPDRIKQQLTELEIVPEEWGGNTIFCEVSALKKTGIKELLEQVKLLAEVAELKANPKRSGTGIVIEAKMEKGKGPVATLLVKDGTVSVGQYIVAGTMKGRVRSLVNDRGERIESVGPGLPAEVLGLEAVPAAGDKFDIVKDEATANEVSTLRKEQAEKAATTPASKMSLEDIFAKVKSGDVKELAIVLKADVHGSLEAINGMLSKLSTPEVKAKVIHSAVGGINEGDVVLAHTAKGIVLGFNVRPDLGAQAKAKQMGVDIRTYSIVYELIDQMKAAMAGLLTPDVVEEVMGRVEVRNTFNVPKVGTIAGCFVIDGKIQRNNMIRLLRENKIVYEGKIASLKRFKDDAKEVAQGYECGIGIENYNDVKVGDMMEAYVKKEVARELDGSLQ; from the coding sequence GTGAGTAATCCAAAGGTTTTTGAATTTGCAAAAGAGATCGGGATGACCCCGCTAGCCCTCATGGATAAAATCCGCGAGTGGAATTTGCCTGTGAAAAGTCACATGGCAGAGCTGGATCCGACAGTTCTAGAGCAAATTAAAATTAAACTCTCAGGCGGAGATAAACCGGCTGAAGAGGCTAAACCGAAAAAAGCAGCAACTCGTAAAGCGGCACCGAAAAAAGCCGTAGCTGCTTCAGAAGGGGAAGCGCCGGCGGCAGCAGCGCCAGCAAAAACCCCTGTTATTCGTCGTAAAAAAGAAGAAGAAGCTCCAAAAGCTAAAGTCGTCGCGAAAGCAGAAGAGGCTGAAACGGAAGAATCAGCAGCTCCCGCTAAGACAACTCGTGTGGTGGTGAAGAAAACAGCTGCAAAAGCAGAAGCTGAAGAAGCTCCTGTTGAAGAAGTGGCTCCAGCACCGGTTGTTGAAAAACCAGCTCCAGCGGCAAAAGTCGTAGCAAAAGAGGAAGCTCCCGCTCCTGAGGTGAAGGCGAAACCTGAACCTGTGGTAGCAAAAGAAACTCCGGCAGCTCCTCCAGCGCCAGAACCGGCGGCTCCAGCTCCAGCAGCCCGTAAAAAAGAGGTTGTTGTGGGCACAAGTGGCGTATCCAGTTCTTCGACTCCAGCGACGACTGTAAAAAGAAATATTATCGGTCGTATGGACCTTTCCCGCGTGCAGTCACAAGCTCCGCAGCGCCAACAAGGTGACAGACCACAAGGTGGTTACCAACCTCGTGGCGCCGGTGGTGGCGACCGTCCTCAAGGCGGTGGCGGATACCAACCTCGTCCGGGCGGTTTCAACCGTCCTTCAGGTGGGGCTCCAACACGCAACATCCGTACTGGTTTCGTGGCAGCAAATCAAACGCCAGAACCAATGCCGGATGTGAATGACTTTAAGAAAAATGATTTTGATCGCCGTAAAAAAGTAGGCAGCCCTGGCGCTGGAACTTCAACGACGCGTGAAAAAGAAAAAGAGAAGGAAGAAGAAGTAGCGGTATTCAACGCGGTTGAATTCCGTAAGCGTGAGATGGTCTTCCAGCCTAAGAAGAAAAAAGGCATGTTGGATCGTGAAGCGCAAAAAACTCAGATCACGACACCTTCCGCTCACAAACGTGTAGTTAAGGTTAACAACACGATGAAGCTAAGTGACCTTGCCATGGAGATGGGCTTGAAAGCTCCTCAATTGGTGAAGGTTCTTATGCAAAACGGTGTGATGGCGAACATGAACACGGACCTTGATTTCGATACGATCGCTTTGATTGTTCCGGAGTTTGGTTGGGAAGCACAAAACGTATTTAAAACCGCCGATGCTGTGGCAGAAGAAACAGCGTTTGGTGATTTGAGTGCGGAAGCAGTGATTCGTCCTCCAGTTGTGACAGTTATGGGTCACGTCGACCACGGTAAAACATCTTTGTTGGATGCCATTCGCAATGCGGATGTGGCAGCAGGTGAGGCCGGTGGTATCACTCAGCACATTGGTGCTTACAGTGTTAAAATCGACGACGGTTCTTTGATCACATTCCTAGATACTCCGGGCCACGAAGCCTTTACGGCCATGCGTGCGCGCGGTGCGAATGCGACAGACATCGCGATCATCGTGGTGGCGGCAGACGACGGTATGATGCCTCAAACTCAAGAGGCGATTAACCACGCCAAAGCGGCGGGCGTACCGATGATCGTAGCGGTGAACAAAATGGATAAGCCAGGTGCAAATCCAGACCGTATTAAACAGCAATTAACTGAGCTTGAAATCGTTCCGGAAGAATGGGGTGGAAACACGATCTTCTGTGAAGTTTCAGCTTTGAAGAAAACAGGTATCAAAGAACTTCTGGAGCAAGTGAAACTTCTTGCTGAGGTTGCAGAACTTAAAGCCAATCCAAAACGTTCAGGCACGGGTATCGTGATTGAAGCGAAAATGGAAAAAGGCAAAGGCCCAGTGGCGACTCTTCTTGTTAAAGACGGAACTGTGTCTGTAGGTCAATACATCGTAGCGGGTACAATGAAAGGCCGTGTTCGTTCTTTGGTGAACGATCGTGGTGAAAGAATTGAATCCGTAGGACCTGGTTTGCCAGCCGAGGTTTTGGGTCTTGAAGCGGTTCCAGCTGCCGGCGACAAATTTGACATCGTCAAAGATGAAGCGACAGCGAACGAAGTTTCTACTCTAAGAAAAGAACAGGCTGAAAAAGCCGCGACGACTCCAGCGTCGAAAATGTCTTTGGAAGATATCTTCGCGAAAGTGAAGTCCGGAGACGTGAAAGAACTTGCGATCGTTCTGAAAGCAGACGTTCACGGTTCTTTGGAAGCTATCAACGGCATGTTGTCGAAATTGTCGACTCCAGAGGTGAAGGCGAAAGTCATCCACTCTGCAGTGGGTGGTATCAATGAAGGTGACGTTGTTCTAGCTCACACCGCAAAAGGTATCGTTCTTGGTTTCAACGTACGTCCTGACTTGGGCGCACAAGCCAAAGCGAAACAAATGGGTGTGGATATCAGAACTTACTCGATCGTGTACGAATTGATCGACCAAATGAAAGCGGCTATGGCGGGTCTATTGACTCCAGACGTAGTTGAAGAAGTTATGGGTCGCGTGGAAGTTCGTAATACCTTCAACGTACCTAAAGTGGGCACGATTGCAGGTTGCTTCGTGATCGACGGTAAGATCCAACGTAACAATATGATCCGTCTTCTTCGTGAAAATAAAATCGTTTACGAAGGTAAGATCGCTTCCCTTAAACGTTTCAAAGACGACGCCAAAGAAGTGGCTCAAGGCTACGAGTGCGGTATCGGCATTGAAAACTACAACGACGTTAAAGTCGGCGATATGATGGAAGCTTACGTGAAAAAAGAAGTTGCTCGTGAATTGGACGGGAGCTTGCAGTAA
- a CDS encoding GNAT family N-acetyltransferase, protein MEIRVLQGLDKPAMRALVEAVHADQGLLPQFYWPADLLGAELATAEAVGVFKGEELAGFVLYRDLPDAWEISLVASHPRFRRQGLMERLFAHLIAAKGQDKQLWLEVHEENVSAQKLYEKLGFKEVRRRPRYYGDGATAILYSLA, encoded by the coding sequence ATGGAAATTCGAGTTCTTCAGGGTTTAGACAAACCGGCAATGCGCGCTTTGGTGGAGGCCGTTCACGCCGATCAAGGCTTGCTTCCTCAGTTTTACTGGCCTGCGGATCTTTTAGGAGCCGAGCTTGCCACGGCGGAAGCTGTCGGGGTTTTTAAAGGCGAGGAATTAGCGGGTTTTGTTCTTTATCGCGATTTGCCGGATGCGTGGGAGATTTCGTTAGTGGCGAGCCATCCTCGATTTCGACGCCAAGGACTGATGGAAAGATTGTTTGCCCACCTGATTGCCGCAAAGGGTCAGGATAAACAGCTCTGGCTTGAGGTGCATGAGGAAAATGTCTCGGCACAAAAACTCTATGAAAAACTGGGGTTTAAAGAGGTTCGCCGGCGTCCTCGCTATTATGGTGACGGGGCGACGGCTATTTTGTACTCATTGGCGTAG